Below is a genomic region from Caretta caretta isolate rCarCar2 chromosome 18, rCarCar1.hap1, whole genome shotgun sequence.
CGTCTGGAACTAATGCCATGTGTGGTGCTGACTCgagtaaaagaaaaggaagggaaaGTTATTGATCAGCCTGCTTTGGAGAAACTGAGAGCAAAGCTTGATAATGACACTATTAAATCTCCACTTCTTGAACAAAAAGTCCAGACATCTCAAGTTGAGCAAACAAAATCTGACCAGTCTAAACTGGAACCTGTTAGAACTAAGGTGCCAAAAGAGAAGGTTCTTGCCAGTCATGTAGAAGTAGTTGATAAAGAGGGAAAACTAAAGTCCAAGAAACACTTGAAGACAGAGCAGACTACAGAAGGGACAAATGCAGTAGATCTCGACAAGTTAGAGGCTCGTAAAAGACGTTTTGCTGATGCAAACTTGAAACCTGACAGGCAAAAACTGGACGTTAAAAGAAGCAGCCAAGACGAGGAAGATGCTGCACGCATGGTCTTGAAAAAGCAACTTGATGTGACAACTTCATCTAGAGAAGTTACAGTGTTAAGGGAAGGAGAATTGGAAAGAAAGCCCTTGAGGAAAGAGATGCTTAAAAGGGAatctaaaaaaattaaactggaaAGACTTATTACTGTTACCAGCCCCAAAGATACACAGGAGCCTGCTAACGTTTCCGTTGGGATTGGCTTGCGTCCCTGTTTAGAACTGCAGCCTAGGCTAGGAGAACCTGTTGATGAACCAGTGGAAACTCAAGAAATCCTTTCTAAAAAACTTAATCCAATAAAACCACAGCACAAGCAAATGCAGCTGTTAGATGATCAAGGAACAGAGAGCGAGGACATGAAGAAAAATTTCTGTGGTCTTCCCGAAGAGATGCCGGACCATAAATTTGGCCAGGAGAAACCTCAGTCAGCTGATACAGAAGAGAAAATTGGTATTGACATTGATTACAcacaaagttacagaaaacaaatgGAGCAAAGTCGCAGATTAAAACAGCAGATGGAAATGGAGATAGCAAAGTCTGAGAAGTTTGGCAGTCCAAAAAAAGAAGTAGACGAATATGAAAGGCGTAGCCTGGTTCATGAGGTGGGCAAACCCCCACAAGATGTCACAGATGACTCTCCaccaagtaaaaagaaaaagactgaccattttgattttgaaattagCACTAAAAGAGAGAGGAACTACAGAAGCTCTCGCCAGGTGAGCGAAGATTCTGAAAGGACTGCCTGTTCACCTAGTATCAGACACTTTCCTTTTCATGAGGATGATGACACCCTAGATTCCCCAAGGCTAATGCCATTAAAAGAAACCAAAGAATCACCTAAAATAGAAGAAAAGGGTCTTTCATATTCCAATATGACTGTGAGGGAGGATTCCCTAAAATTTAATCCCTACGATTCCAGCAGAAGGGAGCAGATGGCAGAAATGGCCAAAATAAAGCTGTCGGTACTTAGTTCTGAAGATGAATCAAGTCGATGGGAATCTCAAGTGAAACAAGAGCCTGGTAAAGTTGATATTAGCTTCCCAAGTAGTATAGTTAAAAGAGACAGCATACGAAAACGGTCTGTACGGGACCTGGAACCAGGGGAGGTGCCTTCAGATTCTGATGATGACAATGAAAATAAACCCCATTCTCCTAAAGCCTCATCATTATTAGAGAGTTCCAGGTTATCTTTTTTATTaagggacagagaaagagaggaaaggcTGTCAACTTCTTTAGAAAGAAACAAATTTTACTCCTTTGCATTGGATAAGACAATCACACCAGACACAAAAGCCTTGCTTGAAAGAGCTAAATCTCTCTCTTCATCTAGAGAAGAAAACTGGTCTTTTCTGGATTGGGACTCAAGATTTGCTAGTTTTAGAAACAATAAAGACAAAGAGAAAGTTGACTCTGCTCCAAGACCTATTCCATCTTGgtatatgaaaaagaaaaaaatcaggacTGATTCAGAAGGAAAACTAGATGACAAGAAAGAGGATCATAAAGAGGAGGAGCAAGAGAGACAGGAATTGTTTGCTTCTCGATTTTTACATAGCTCAATCTTTGAACAAGATTCCAAGCGTCTACAGCATTTAGAAAGAAAAGATGATGACCTGGACTTCATTTCTGGTCGAATATATGGGAGACAGACTTCTTCTGATGGGAGTAACAGTGCATCTGAGTTGGTGCAAGAACCAGTTGTTCTTTTTCACAGTAGATTTATTGAGCTAACCAGaatgcagcaaaaagaaaaggagaaggatCAAAAACCAAAAGAAGTGGAAAAGCAGGAAGACAATCAGCCTAAGACTCCAGAAACTGTTCCTGATAATAAAGAACCGGAACATAAGTCGTCATTAGTTGGGCCTTCTTCAGTCACAGTTGTAACTCAAGAATCAGCAGCAGTCATATCTGAGAAGGTAGCAAATGAAAAAACAGTTGTGGATATAACGTCTGCAAGAGAAGAAAGGCCATCTGAACTTGCTTCAATAACAGAAGAACCAAAACCTCTTCCTGAACTTGTTGCTCCTATCAAAGTAGAACCACCTGAGCAACTTGAACCTCCCCAAGTAGTAGAAGCCAATAAAGATGTCATTCCTGCAACTCTGGCTTCTGAAGAAGACTCGGTATCTACAGAGCATCCTTCATATTTGGATACAAAGCCGCCTACACCAGGAGCTTCATTTTCACAAACAGATATCAACGTAGACCCGGAACCTGAAAACACACAGttgatcccaccacctcccaaaTCAGTTCAAAAGTCTGATGAATCTAGCAAATCTAAAGAGGAAAATGCCCTACCTGCTGCTGACACTGATCCTAATTCAAGTCAGAAAGCAGAGGTAGTTGCTGATATTCTGCCTCCTGTTTCTGACAATGACATGGAAGTTGAACCCCCAGTTGTAAAAGATAAAAAATCATACAAAAGTAAACGTTCCAAGACTCCTGTTCAATCAGCCACAGCAAATGTCACAGAGAAACCTGTCACAAGGAAGAGTGAAAGGATTGACCGTGAAAAACTTAAAAGATCGAGCTCTCCTCGTGGGGAAGCACAGAAACTTTTAGAATTGAAAGTAGAAGCAGAAAAAGTTTCAAGAAATGCTGCTAAATCTCCTAGTGCTGCAACAGAGCCAGAAAACATAGAGCCAAGTTTGCCAGTAGGTCGAACTAGACGCAGAAATGTAAGATCAGTTTATGCTACCACAGGAGACAATGAAGGCCCATCTCCAGTGAAGGACTCGGCAGAGGTAACTAGATCTACcagaaaaagaggagagaaggaGCCTCAGGAGACTGCAACAACTGTTCCTACCACACCAAGAAGAGGAAGGCCTCCAAAGTCACGCCGTAAGCCTGAGGAAGAAATCTCTCCTATTAAGACAGAACCAGTACAACAAGAAGCAGAAGAGACTGAGACTAAAGAAACAGTGGAAACCCCTAAACCTGCAGAGGGATGGAGATCTCCTAGATCCCAAAAACTAACACATGGTCATTCATTAGCTGCAAGCAGTcagcagggaaaaaaagggaaaaatgaacCGAAAGCAGATATCACTGTAGAATGTGAAGAGGCCACTGAAACAGCTGGTCAAGAACCAAATATTAGTGAGAACAGTAATAAATTAAAGGCTACAgacaaagaagcagcagcaagtgaACAGAAACGTGACAGAAAAGAACTTGATATGGACAAAAATCTTCCAGAAACCCCCACAGTTGAGAttgtagagaaaaaaaatccctcagaAAAAGCTACTAAATCCAAACGAGGAAGATCTAGAAATGCCAAGACAGTTGTAGATAAAGCATCCTTGTGTCTGAAAAATGTGGAAATACGTCTCAATGTTGATGAAGTCAAAGGTGCCCTGCGACCAAGTGAAGAGGAAGTAGAGCCTGTGGCAATGTCACCAGCAAAAACCAAAAGTCCACAAAAAGAGGACAGTTTGTCACCCCATTTTGTAAAGAATGAGCCAGAAGATCTATTccaggaaacagaaaaagaaattatGCATGAACCAAACCAATCACCAGAAGCTGCCCAGTTAGCAAAGCAGATTGAACTTGAACAGGCTGTGGAAAACATTGCAAAGCTCACTGAAACACCATCAGTTGCTGCCTACAAAGAACAGGCAACTGACGTGTCTGAAGTTCgtcaggaggaggagggagacaaacctGCACATCAGGCTAGTGAAACAGAACTGGCAGCAGCTATTGGATCCATCATCAATGATATTTCTGGAGAAACAGAAAGCTTTCCTGCTCCTCCAACTTATCCTGCAGAATCAGAATCTGAGATACCTCCAGAACCAGTGGTGGTACCATCCTCTAGGGAAGAAATGGAGCCTGAAACTGATCAGGCAGTTAACAATATCTTGGAAACAGAAGCTGCTGTTGGACCCTCTGGCACTACCCCATCAACAGTAGAGGCAGAAAATAAGGAGGCTGAAGTGAGCTTCAGTGAATCTTCAAATTCTGCACAGGAAGCGGAAACGTTACAGGAAACCGAAGTTTCTCGGAAGGAAAAAGGCCGTCAAAAGAGCACGCGGCAAAGACGTAAAAGGAGCGTGAGCAAGAAAGGGGATACCGCCGAAGTTAGTGCTTTTGAGCCTGAAAGGGTACAAAGTAAGTCTCCTAATGCCAATGAAGTTAAGGCAAAACCAGAAGAAACCTTGAAAgatgaaaagcaaaataaaaactcTGTTCAGGTTTCTACTGAATTGAATATTACTGATGCAAGCAAGGCTGCAACCACTGAGAGAATTTCTCATGAAGCTGTTTCTGAGAGCAGTGTCCCTCCTAAAGCTCCTCCTGCTCTGGATCTACCTTCCCAGCCCGTTCCTGTGGATGATGTGAGCCAAACTGGATTCAAGCTACGGTCAGCTATTGAAAATGCACCCGTTACTCCACCGAGTGTTTCAAATACGACCGTTCCTGCAGTTTCTTCTGCAACTGCGACAAAATTACCCACTCCTGCACCAGCTGGGATAGTCCCCCTTCATTCCAGCACCACCAGCGTGACCGAATGGATTGTAAGGCATGATGACACCCGTGCTCGTTCCACCCCACCACCAGCTCTTCCCCCAGATACTAAAGCATCTGATATTGATACAAACTCCAGTACCCTGAGGAAGATACTTATGGAGCCCAAATACGTTTCAGCAACTAGCCTTGCTTCTACGAATGTcacaacttctgttgctgaaccACTTAGTGCACCTCGTTTGGAGGAGGCACCTCATCCTCCAGTAGaggccataaaaccagtgtcagAGGAAAAACCAGCAGTTCCTATCACTAATGCTTTGGATCCCCCAGTAGCAGAGGCGCCAGTTTTCAGTGAGAAAGAAAAATTAAGTACAGTTATTGCCCCCAAAGCTACTTCCGTTATAAGCAGAATGCCCCATAGCATTGATCTAGAGGAAACTCCAAGGATAACATTGATGAAGCAAGTCCCCCAGACCCAGACATGTCTAGTTAATGCCCCTTCACCTAAATACAAGCAGAGACCTAGCACAAATGATAACAGCAGGTTTCATCCAGGATCTATGTCTGTTATTGAAGATAGGCCAGTGGAGACTGGATCCAGCCCAGGTCTGCGAGTAAACACTTCAGAGGGTGTTGTACTTTTGAGTTATTCAGGACAGAAGACAGAGGGCCCTCAACGAATTAGTGCAAAGATCAGTCAGATTCCCCCAGCAAGTGCTGTTGATATAGAGTTTCAGCAGTCTGTGTCCAAGTCACAAATTAAACAAGAACCTATTACTCCATCGCAGCCAGCACCCAAAGGCTCTCAAACTCCCACAGGATATGGGAATGTGTCCACCCATTCTTTGGTACTAGGAACCCAACCTTACAATACATCACCTGTGATCTCCTCCGTTAAACAAGAACGGACTACCTTAGAGAAATCTGAATCAGGCCACCTTTCTGTCCAGACTCCTGCTTCTCAGTCGGGGGCTGTTAAAGTCCTCTCCCAGACGGTAAACACTCCACCTGTACTAGTTCACAACCAGATGGTACTCTCTCAAAGTGTAGCTTCCGtcaacaaaaaacttcctgaTCTGACTGCTCTGAAAGTGGAGACTAAGGCTCTTCAGCCATCAAACTTGAGCCCTGGGGTCAGTCCTCATCACCCTTCCCTATCTGGTAAAATGCATTCAGAAGCAAACCATGTCAGCTCAGGACCCAACACCCCAACAGATCGGGCTATTTCTCATTTGGGGGTTACAAAACAGGAGCCACATTCCCCACGTACAAGTGGGCATTCTCCCTCTCCATTTCCAAGGGCTTGTCATCCTGGCAGTACCTCATCTCCAGCTTTATCTAGTAATACCTCTGTCATGCTGGCTCCAGGAATTCCTGTGCCTCAATACATATCCAGTATGCATCCTGAGCAGTCTGTTATAATGCCCCCCCATAGTGTAACACAGACTGTATCCCTTGGCCATCTGTCACAAGGTGAAGTGAGAATGAATACCCCTCCTTTGCCTGGTATTCCTTATGGCATCCGCCCAGAAGCGCTCCACTCTCCCAGAGCAGCTCTACAACCTCAGTTAGAAATTAGACCTCAGAGATCCAGCACACCTCAGCCAGCTCCAATAAGAGACATAGTCATGCCTCCGTTATCTTCTCAGCATCCCCCAGAAGATGAGATGCATTACCATCATACTGTGTGTAGAGGGTCAGCCCCTGTACAGTCCGACGTGTTAGTAATGCAGACAGATTATCGCATGCATGCTACAGGTATAAGACTCGACCAGTACAATGTGCCTCGAGATGTGAGGATGATGATGCACCCACACATGGCAGCAGTGGGTGACCACCACCCTGAAACTAGACAATCCAGAACACCAGAAGGGTCTGTGAAAACTCCCCCAGTCAGCAAGACTCCACAACCTGGAAAAGAGGCACCCAAGTCTTCTGAAGTCAAAATGGCGCACTCTCCCCACAGTGAGCCCCGGCTCCTCAGCGtccctcccagcagccagctTCCTGGACTGCCTTTGACACAGCCTGTGGTTGTACCTCATGGAGTACAGATCATGCATCCTGCAGGGAGTTCCTTTCATGATTATAGATCTGTGTATGGCGACATGAGAAATTACCATGCAGCAGCCCAGCTTGGTCATCCTCAGTTCCCTGGAGCATCGCCAATTGGTCTGTCTTCACGGAGTATGACCCCATCTCAGGTGAGAAAATTATGATTTCCtctgtttggttttctttacCTGAGTTTAAAACATACTATGATAAATATAGTCCTAATGCAATTGCatttgactgcagtgggagttaCAACTGGGATGAGTTTGGCTCATTCCTCATACACTGTGCCCTCTCCATTTAGGGTTGTGTTTTAAAGTACTACAATgctaaaaatcagttatttttgttTGAGACATATGGGATAAACACCTTTTTGAAGCTACTGGGAAGGAATTAAGGGGGAGGATCccctaatttattttctttttatcataaCAAGGCTCCATTCTGGGAGTGCTTGAaatcttttaaagaaaaggagtacttgtggcaccttagagactaaccaatttatttgagcatgagctttcgtgagccacagctcacttcatcagatgtgtaccgtggaaactgcagcagactttatatacacacagagaatatgaaacaatacctcctcccaccccactgtcctgctggtaatagcttatctaaagtgatcagcaggtgggccatttccagcacaaatccaggttttctcaccctccacccccccacacaaattcactctcctgctggtgctagcccatccaaagtgacaactctttacataatcaagtcgggctatttcctgcatagatccaggttctctcacttcccccccacccccatacacacacaaactcactctcctgctggtctaaactgaccactctccaagtttaaatccaagttaaaccagaatatctgggggggggggggggggtaggaaaaaacaagaggaaacaggctaccttgcataatgacttagccactcccagtctctatttaagcctaaattaatagtatccaatttgcaaatgaattccaattcagcagtttctcgctggagtctggatttgaagttcaAATCTGAGGAAGTCAGATAGTACAGTGATAGGGAACATACTGAGAGCCAAATAGCTGTCTAGAAGGATTTAAGCAGGAGAAATCATTTGACTGTTTCCCAACAGTCTAATTGTTAAATGAGAAAGTTTTGTGCCATTCATGAATTCTCCAAAgttttccctttctctcccaTTATTGCTTTGTAGGGTCTGCCAGAAGGTGAACATTCACATACCAGTCAGCCAGTGCGCAGCAAAACTCCTCAGATTTCCCAGGACTCTAAGGGGTCACAGGCAGTAGGACCTGAACAAACCCACCACACCACTGTAAATAGGCATGCAGCACAGATAGACCCTCATATACATCTTCAGAGGACACAGGCAGATACGGGCCAGACTTCGTATCCTTCCCCTGTTGCCATTTCAATGAAACAGGAGCTTCCATCACCTCACCAGCCTCAGGCAGTTCAGAAGCAATCTTTGTTTATCCCTACAACTTCAGGCCCTGGGGCCCCACTGGGGCTGCCATTGTCTCGCTCCGAACCTCAGTCTGCTCTAATACAAGATCCATCTCCTCACTCTGTTTCTCAGAGACCTGTGGATATGGTTCAGCTTCTAACAGTAAGTATCACTCTCTTTCTCCTTGAGCTGCTGTGtgctgcttgttttttttaatgcctgaACCAGGACTAGGgcaaggggaaaaataagcagTAGTCTTCTGCCAAGCTCCTCCCACTTGTGACACCAAAATGTAGTGTGCCACTCACATTAGGTAGTGCAGCTCTTCATAATGTGACCATCCCTCTACTTTCTTGGGTGCTTCTATCactagttgtcataaatataaagggaagggtaaacccctttaaaatccctcctggccagagaaaaaaatcctctcacctgtaaagggttaagaagctaaaggtaacctcactggcacctgaccaaaatgaccaatgaggagacaagatactttcaaaagctgggaggagggagagaaacaaagggtctgtgtgtctgtctatattctgtctttgccggggatagaccaggaatggagtcttagaacttttagtaagtaatctaccttaggtacgtgttagattatgatttctttaaatggctgagaaaagaactgtgctgaatagaataactatttctgtctgtgtatcttttttgtaacttaaggttttgcctagaggggttctctatgtttttgaatctaattaccctgtaaggtatctaccatcctgattttacaggggggatttctttatttctatttacttctatttttattaaaagtcttcttgtaagaaaactgaatgctttttcattgttctcagatccaagggtttgggtctgtggtcacctatgcaaattggtgaggctttttatccaacatttcccaggaaagggcgggtgcaagtgttgggaggattgttcattgttcttaagattctgggtctgggtctgtagtcacctaggcaaattggtgaggctttttaccaaaccttgtccaggaagtggggtgcaaggttttgggaagtattttggggggaaagacatgtccaaacagctcttccccagtaacgagtattagtttggtggtggtagcagccaatccaaggacaaagggtggaatattttgtaccttggggaagttttgacctaagctggtaaagataagcttaggaggtttttcatgcaggtccccacatctgtaccctagagttcagagtgggggaggaaccttgacactagtgAAATTAGTTAACAATGTTGCCATTTATATGGATGTTCCTAGAGTCCAGTGATAAGAGTTACCACCTCATTGAGATGAATGAGAAGAGTCCATGAGTCTGAGTTAGTGTTTGActgtctacagactcaggcaggCATCGCTGCCTTGTTTTCCATTCTGTTCACATTTTGGAATATTATCTTTGCAAACCATGAAGGCTAGagatgatttatttaaaaaaaatgttagattctggagcatgaggagaagagagaggtggGTAGAGGAAGAATGGTGATGTGGTTAGAGCGCCAGCCTGGGAATTGGGAaatccaggttcaagtccctgctcagccacagacttcctgtttgtccttgggcaagtcacttagagaactgagcacagagagactaagtgtaACAAGAGGGTAATATAGTGTCCTGCTGCACAGGACGTCTATGAGGGTAAATAATATTAAAGTTTTTGGGTTCTCCGATATTAAGGTAATGGGGACcttggatagacagacagatggcCACTGTGATGAAATAAGGGTTGCACTGATGATTTGGCAGGATGTGGCCCAAATCAGTCCTTGTTGGGAACCAACTATGAGAAGGCATTAAA
It encodes:
- the SPEN gene encoding msx2-interacting protein isoform X2 translates to MVRETRHLWVGNLPENVREEKIIEHFKRYGRVESVKILPKRGSEGGVAAFVDFVDIKSAQKAHNSVNKMGDRDLRTDYNEPGTIPSAARGLDDTVSIASRSREVSGFRGGGGGPTYGPPPSLHAREGRYERRLDGASDNRERAYEHSAYGHHERGTGGFDRTRHYDQDYYRDPRERTLQHGLYYTSRSRSPNRFDAHDPRYESRAREQFTLPSVVHRDIYRDDITREVRGRRPERNYQHSRSRSPHSSQSRTQSPQRLASQASRPTRSPSGSGSRSRSSSSDSISSSSSTSSDSDSSSSSSDESPARSVQSTAIPAPTSQLLPSLEKDEPRKSFGIKVQNLPVRSTDTSLKDGLFHEFKKYGKVTSVQIHGASEERYGLVFFRQQEDQEKALNASKGKLFFGMQIEVTAWIGPETESENEFRPLDERIDEFHPKATRTLFIGNLEKTTTYHDLRNIFQRFGGIVDIDIKKVNGVPQYAFLQYCDIASVCKAIKKMDGEYLGNNRLKLGFGKSMPTNCVWLDGLSTNVTDQYLTRHFCRYGPVVKVVFDRLKGMALVLYNEIEYAQAAVKETKGRKIGGNKIKVDFANRESQLAFYHSMEKTGQDIRDFYEMLAERRDERRGSYEYAPDRTYYETVRTPGTYPEDPRREYPARSREFYAEWDPYQGDYYDPRYYDDPREYRDYRGDPYEQDIREYSYRQRERERERERFESDRDRDHERRPIERSQSPTHSRRPQSPGASPSQSERLQSDSERRIYSRSSDRSGSCSSLSPPRYDKLDKTRPERYAKNEKNDKERAFDQERIDKDKRLVRKEKPEKLEKDKTDKQKRKAKIHSPSSQSSETDQENEREPSPEKLKGNSKQSKERADKEGTAKNRLELMPCVVLTRVKEKEGKVIDQPALEKLRAKLDNDTIKSPLLEQKVQTSQVEQTKSDQSKLEPVRTKVPKEKVLASHVEVVDKEGKLKSKKHLKTEQTTEGTNAVDLDKLEARKRRFADANLKPDRQKLDVKRSSQDEEDAARMVLKKQLDVTTSSREVTVLREGELERKPLRKEMLKRESKKIKLERLITVTSPKDTQEPANVSVGIGLRPCLELQPRLGEPVDEPVETQEILSKKLNPIKPQHKQMQLLDDQGTESEDMKKNFCGLPEEMPDHKFGQEKPQSADTEEKIGIDIDYTQSYRKQMEQSRRLKQQMEMEIAKSEKFGSPKKEVDEYERRSLVHEVGKPPQDVTDDSPPSKKKKTDHFDFEISTKRERNYRSSRQVSEDSERTACSPSIRHFPFHEDDDTLDSPRLMPLKETKESPKIEEKGLSYSNMTVREDSLKFNPYDSSRREQMAEMAKIKLSVLSSEDESSRWESQVKQEPGKVDISFPSSIVKRDSIRKRSVRDLEPGEVPSDSDDDNENKPHSPKASSLLESSRLSFLLRDREREERLSTSLERNKFYSFALDKTITPDTKALLERAKSLSSSREENWSFLDWDSRFASFRNNKDKEKVDSAPRPIPSWYMKKKKIRTDSEGKLDDKKEDHKEEEQERQELFASRFLHSSIFEQDSKRLQHLERKDDDLDFISGRIYGRQTSSDGSNSASELVQEPVVLFHSRFIELTRMQQKEKEKDQKPKEVEKQEDNQPKTPETVPDNKEPEHKSSLVGPSSVTVVTQESAAVISEKVANEKTVVDITSAREERPSELASITEEPKPLPELVAPIKVEPPEQLEPPQVVEANKDVIPATLASEEDSVSTEHPSYLDTKPPTPGASFSQTDINVDPEPENTQLIPPPPKSVQKSDESSKSKEENALPAADTDPNSSQKAEVVADILPPVSDNDMEVEPPVVKDKKSYKSKRSKTPVQSATANVTEKPVTRKSERIDREKLKRSSSPRGEAQKLLELKVEAEKVSRNAAKSPSAATEPENIEPSLPVGRTRRRNVRSVYATTGDNEGPSPVKDSAEVTRSTRKRGEKEPQETATTVPTTPRRGRPPKSRRKPEEEISPIKTEPVQQEAEETETKETVETPKPAEGWRSPRSQKLTHGHSLAASSQQGKKGKNEPKADITVECEEATETAGQEPNISENSNKLKATDKEAAASEQKRDRKELDMDKNLPETPTVEIVEKKNPSEKATKSKRGRSRNAKTVVDKASLCLKNVEIRLNVDEVKGALRPSEEEVEPVAMSPAKTKSPQKEDSLSPHFVKNEPEDLFQETEKEIMHEPNQSPEAAQLAKQIELEQAVENIAKLTETPSVAAYKEQATDVSEVRQEEEGDKPAHQASETELAAAIGSIINDISGETESFPAPPTYPAESESEIPPEPVVVPSSREEMEPETDQAVNNILETEAAVGPSGTTPSTVEAENKEAEVSFSESSNSAQEAETLQETEVSRKEKGRQKSTRQRRKRSVSKKGDTAEVSAFEPERVQSKSPNANEVKAKPEETLKDEKQNKNSVQVSTELNITDASKAATTERISHEAVSESSVPPKAPPALDLPSQPVPVDDVSQTGFKLRSAIENAPVTPPSVSNTTVPAVSSATATKLPTPAPAGIVPLHSSTTSVTEWIVRHDDTRARSTPPPALPPDTKASDIDTNSSTLRKILMEPKYVSATSLASTNVTTSVAEPLSAPRLEEAPHPPVEAIKPVSEEKPAVPITNALDPPVAEAPVFSEKEKLSTVIAPKATSVISRMPHSIDLEETPRITLMKQVPQTQTCLVNAPSPKYKQRPSTNDNSRFHPGSMSVIEDRPVETGSSPGLRVNTSEGVVLLSYSGQKTEGPQRISAKISQIPPASAVDIEFQQSVSKSQIKQEPITPSQPAPKGSQTPTGYGNVSTHSLVLGTQPYNTSPVISSVKQERTTLEKSESGHLSVQTPASQSGAVKVLSQTVNTPPVLVHNQMVLSQSVASVNKKLPDLTALKVETKALQPSNLSPGVSPHHPSLSGKMHSEANHVSSGPNTPTDRAISHLGVTKQEPHSPRTSGHSPSPFPRACHPGSTSSPALSSNTSVMLAPGIPVPQYISSMHPEQSVIMPPHSVTQTVSLGHLSQGEVRMNTPPLPGIPYGIRPEALHSPRAALQPQLEIRPQRSSTPQPAPIRDIVMPPLSSQHPPEDEMHYHHTVCRGSAPVQSDVLVMQTDYRMHATGIRLDQYNVPRDVRMMMHPHMAAVGDHHPETRQSRTPEGSVKTPPVSKTPQPGKEAPKSSEVKMAHSPHSEPRLLSVPPSSQLPGLPLTQPVVVPHGVQIMHPAGSSFHDYRSVYGDMRNYHAAAQLGHPQFPGASPIGLSSRSMTPSQGLPEGEHSHTSQPVRSKTPQISQDSKGSQAVGPEQTHHTTVNRHAAQIDPHIHLQRTQADTGQTSYPSPVAISMKQELPSPHQPQAVQKQSLFIPTTSGPGAPLGLPLSRSEPQSALIQDPSPHSVSQRPVDMVQLLTKYPIVWQGLLALKNDTAAVQLHFVSGNNVLAHRSLPAPEGGPPLRIAQRMRLEASQLEGVARRMMVESDYCLLLALPCGRDQEDVVNQTESLKAAFISYLQAKQAAGIINVPNPGSNQPAYVLQIFPPCEFSESHLSRLAPDLLASISNISPHLMIVIASV